The Falco peregrinus isolate bFalPer1 chromosome 9, bFalPer1.pri, whole genome shotgun sequence genome includes a window with the following:
- the LOC114010181 gene encoding E3 ubiquitin-protein ligase RBBP6-like: MSCVHYKFSSRLNSDVVTFHGPHISLRDLRRQIMGRERLKATHCDLQVTNAQTMEEYTDDNALIPRHSSVTVRRVPVRGVKATGKTDLGSRTGPASRTSKEVCKNTS, from the exons ATGTCGTGTGTCCACTACaagttctcctccaggctgaactccgATGTGGTCACCTTTCACGGCCCCCACATCTCCCTGCGCGACCTCAGGCGCCAGATCATGGGCCGCGAGAGGCTGAAGGCGACCCACTGCGACCTGCAGGTCACCAACGCCCAGACCATGGAAG aatacacagatgacAATGCCCTGATTCCAAGGCACTCATCGGTAACTGTTAGGAGAGTCCCTGTTAGAGGAGTTAAAGCTACCGGCAAGACAGACCTTGG aagTCGAACTGGGCCAGCGAGTAGAACATCAAAAGAGgtatgtaaaaacacaagctga